The following proteins come from a genomic window of Lycium ferocissimum isolate CSIRO_LF1 chromosome 4, AGI_CSIRO_Lferr_CH_V1, whole genome shotgun sequence:
- the LOC132054187 gene encoding uncharacterized protein LOC132054187 → MDKNYHIGKSKRKSSSVTYSHHLHVEVFNVVIDLQLAELNSSFDAMNSDLLLGMASLSPDNSFANYDKDKIMKLGTLYRDEFSVSKLEDLSYELDNYILFMREDSEFSNLKGLRDLSETLVETNLHKTWRLVYLLVKLSLILPVDTTTVERVFSSMKYIKNDLRSRIGDEFINGCLVCYIEDEVFESVPNNAIIDRFQNMTSRRGQL, encoded by the coding sequence ATGGATAAGAACTATCATATTGGAAAGTCAAAGCGCAAGAGTTCAAGTGTCACATATTCTCATCATTTGCATGTAGAAGTCtttaatgttgttattgatttgcAACTTGCGGAGCTTAATAGTAGTTTTGATGCAATGAATAGTGATTTGCTTCTAGGTATGGCTAGTTTGAGTCCGGATAATTCTTTTGCAAATTATGATAAAGACAAAATTATGAAACTTGGTACACTTTATCGTGATGAGTTTAGTGTTTCCAAGCTTGAAGATCTCAGTTACGAGCTTGACAACTATATTCTCTTTATGAGAGAAGATAGTGAATTTTCTAACTTGAAAGGACTCCGAGATCTTTCAGAAACATTAGTTGAAACAAATCTGCACAAGACTTGGAGACTTGTTTATTTGCTTGTGAAGTTAAGCTTGATATTGCCTGTGGATACTACAACGGTAGAAAGAGTTTTTTCTTCAATGAAGTACATCAAAAATGACTTGCGAAGCAGAATTGGTGATGAATTTATTAATGGTTGTTTAGTTTGTTATATAGAAgatgaagtatttgaaagtgTACCAAATAATGCAATCATTGATCGTTTTCAAAACATGACAAGTCGTCGGGGACAATTGTAA
- the LOC132053521 gene encoding uncharacterized protein LOC132053521 — MRDLKNQEKLILTSFDKHNEKDKNNYRVRLNASVDVTRFLLKQGMPFRGHDEGETSTKRGNFLELLKWYANRHDEVNKVVLENAPQNNMMIAPSIQKEIVNACAKETMKAIVKDLNGDYFGILVDESKDVSHKEQMALVLRYVNKEGTLIERFLSVVHVQDTTAIALKDVIYSLLLEYSLSPSQIRGQGYDAASNMQGKN, encoded by the coding sequence ATGAGAGACTTaaagaatcaagaaaaattgattctAACTTCTTTTGACAAGCATAAtgagaaagataaaaataattatcgAGTTCGGTTGAATGCTTCGGTTGATGTGACAAGATTTCTTTTGAAACAAGGAATGCCTTTCCGGGGCCACGATGAAGGTGAAACTTCtacaaaaaggggaaattttctaGAACTTTTAAAATGGTATGCAAATAGGCATGATGAAGTGAACAAAGTTGTACTAGAAAATGCTCCACAAAATAACATGATGATTGCTCCAAGTATCCAAAAGGAGATCGTGAATGCTTGTGCAAAAGAAACAATGAAAGCAATTGTTAAAGATTTAAATGGAGATTACTTTGGCATATTGGTTGATGAATCTAAGGATGTTTCTCATAAGGAACAAATGGCTCTTGTTCTTAGATATGTCAACAAAGAAGGCACACTTATTGAACGATTCCTTAGTGTTGTTCATGTTCAAGATACAACTGCAATAGCATTGAAAGATGTTATCTATTCTTTGCTTTTAGAGTATTCATTGAGTCCATCTCAAATACGAGGACAAGGTTATGATGCAGCTAGTAACATGCAAGGAAAAAATTAA